The Elaeis guineensis isolate ETL-2024a chromosome 13, EG11, whole genome shotgun sequence genome includes a region encoding these proteins:
- the LOC105060704 gene encoding uncharacterized protein: MASQTIESYRQGAEIHCGDDLCKKKSIQLLEELGLPKGLLPLENVEEFGYNRAAGFMWLIQKKKKEHTFKKIKQTVSYATEVTAFVEQRKLKKITGVKTKELLLWLSVVEVYIDDPSPEKVTFKTGTGLSDSFPVSAFELE; encoded by the coding sequence ATGGCATCCCAAACCATTGAGAGCTACCGTCAGGGCGCCGAGATCCACTGTGGTGATGATCTCTGCAAGAAGAAGTCCATCCAACTCCTCGAAGAGCTCGGCCTCCCCAAGGGCTTGTTACCCCTTGAGAATGTCGAGGAGTTTGGCTACAACCGCGCGGCTGGATTCATGTGGCTGAtccagaaaaagaagaaggagcacACATTCAAGAAGATCAAGCAGACTGTGTCGTATGCCACCGAGGTGACAGCCTTCGTGGAGCAGCGTAAGCTGAAGAAGATAACTGGGGTGAAGACAAAGGAGCTGCTGCTGTGGCTCTCTGTTGTCGAGGTTTACATCGATGATCCCTCACCCGAGAAGGTCACTTTCAAGACCGGCACCGGTCTCTCTGACAGCTTTCCGGTGTCTGCCTTCGAGCTTGAATAG